In the Festucalex cinctus isolate MCC-2025b chromosome 10, RoL_Fcin_1.0, whole genome shotgun sequence genome, one interval contains:
- the tmem259 gene encoding membralin — protein MSENQANNNNVPPNNNNNNVPPNRIRNPNINQNPLINVRDRLFHALFFKMAVTYARLFPPSFRRVFEFFVLLKALFVLFILAYIHIAFSRSPIDCLEGVRERWPRDGILRVEIQRNSSRPPVFLQFYDLQREDEDEEEGGGEGGAIAGLSLAALQEEEEDEDEEMMLDTFDNSSVQFELDVEPRLKAPAAVGRAPAGEGGAGGGANDSQDLSFSHAAKAWPQEEYMVEYSLEYGFLRLSQSTRHRLNIPVMVVTLDPTKDACFGDGFSRFLLDEFLGYDDILMSSVKALAENEENKGFLRNVVSGEHYRFVSMWMARTSYLAAFVIMVIFTLSVSMLLRYSHHQIFVFIVDLLQMLEMNMTIAFPAAPLLTVILALVGMEAIMSEFFNDTTTAFYIILIVWLADQYDAICCHTNTSKRHWLRFFYLYHFAFYAYHYRFNGQYSSLALVTSWLFIQHSMIYFFHHYELPAILQQIRIQEMLLHNQQQAGQANQTALQDTLNNNNNNDDGGAGPPAEPAAASAAASAAAAAARLAPASAELLQPPPESPPSSSAAGEVRSELNWVAQTAAIITEALASSGQEGAVADLWMGEGGAGAESQPSLGTDAADPSRTDCSVQPSSSHSS, from the exons ATGTCTGAGAACCaggccaacaacaacaacgtgccgcccaacaacaacaacaacaacgtcccGCCCAACAGGATTCGGAACCCCAACATCAACCAGAACCCCCTCATCAATGTTCGAGACCGCCTCTTCCACGCGCTCTTCTTCAAGATGGCCGTCACTTACGCCCGCCTCTTCCCGCCCTCGTTCAGGAGGGTCTTTGAGTTCTTCGTGCTGCTCAAG GCGCTCTTCGTCCTCTTCATCCTGGCCTACATCCACATCGCCTTCTCTCGCTCGCCCATCGACTGCCTGGAGGGAGTGAGGGAGCGCTGGCCTCGCGACGGCATCCTGCGCGTGGAGATCCAGAGGAACTCCAGCCGCCCGCCCGTCTTCCTGCAGTTCTACGACTTGCAGcgggaggacgaggacgaggaggagggcgGAGGAGAAGGCGGAGCCATCGCCGGCCTCAGTCTGGCGGCGCtgcaagaggaagaggaggacgaaGACGAGGAGATGATGCTGGACACGTTTGACAACAGCTCGGTGCAG TTTGAACTGGACGTGGAACCTCGTCTGAAGGCGCCGGCGGCCGTGGGACGAGCGCCAGCGGGTGAGGGAGGAGCGGGAGGCGGGGCCAATGACAGCCAGGACCTCTCCTTCAGTCACGCGGCCAAAG CTTGGCCTCAGGAGGAGTACATGGTGGAGTACTCGCTGGAGTACGGCTTCCTGCGCCTGTCCCAGAGCACGCGCCACAGACTCAACATCCCCGTCATGGTGGTCACGCTGG ATCCCACCAAGGACGCGTGCTTCGGCGACGGCTTCAGTCGCTTCCTGCTGGACGAGTTTCTGGGCTACGACGACATCCTCATGTCCAGCGTCAAGGCGCTGGCCGAGAACGAGGAGAACAAAG GCTTCCTCAGGAACGTGGTCTCCGGGGAACATTACCGCTTTGTCAGCATGTGGATGGCCCGAACGTCCTACCTGGCTGCGTTTGTCATCATGGTCATCTTC actctgTCGGTGTCCATGCTGCTCCGATATTCTCACCACCAGATCTTCGTCTTCATTG TGGACCTCCTTCAGATGTTGGAGATGAACATGACCATCGCCTTCCCGGCGGCCCCCCTGCTCACCGTCATCCTCGCCCTCGTCG GCATGGAGGCCATCATGTCGGAATTTTTCAACGACACCACCACGGCCTTTTACATCATCCTCATCGTGTGGTTGGCCGACCAGTACGACGCCATCTGCTGTCACACCAACACCAGCAAGCGACACTGGCTCAG GTTCTTCTATTTGTATCACTTTGCCTTCTATGCATATCATTACCGCTTCAACGGCCAGTACAGCAGCCTGGCGCTGGTCACTTCCTGGCTCTTCATCCAG CACTCCATGATTTACTTCTTCCACCACTACGAGCTGCCGGCCATCTTGCAGCAGATCCGCATCCAGGAGATGCTCCTGCACAACCAGCAGCAGGCGGGCCAGGCCAACCAGACGGCGCTGCAGGACacgctcaacaacaacaacaacaacgacgacGGAGGCGCCGGGCCGCCGGCGGAGCCCGCTGCCGCTTCCGCCGCCgcttccgccgccgccgccgccgcccggctcGCTCCCGCCTCCGCCGAGCTTCTCCAGCCGCCGCCCGAAAGTCCGCCGTCGTCCTCGGCCGCCGGCGAGGTGCGATCGGAGCTCAACTGGGTGGCGCAGACGGCCGCCATCATCACGGAAGCGCTGGCGTCCTCCGGCCAGGAGGGGGCGGTGGCCGACTTGTGGATGGGAGAAGGGGGGGCCGGCGCAGAAAGCCAGCCTTCGCTCGGCACGGACGCGGCCGATCCCTCCCGAACGGACTGCAGCGTGCAGCCAAGCTCCTCCCACTCGTCCTGA